The Palleronia sp. THAF1 genome window below encodes:
- a CDS encoding HPr family phosphocarrier protein, with protein MAVRKLEIVNEKGLHARASAKLVEVVEAHDARADVRHDGQSASGDSIMGLLMLAAHRGTTIEIETTGPDADALADALETLVAGRFGEDM; from the coding sequence GTGGCCGTGCGCAAGCTGGAAATCGTCAACGAGAAAGGCTTGCACGCCCGTGCCTCGGCTAAACTGGTCGAGGTCGTCGAAGCGCATGACGCTCGCGCGGATGTTCGGCATGATGGGCAAAGCGCATCGGGCGATTCGATCATGGGCTTGCTCATGCTGGCCGCCCATCGTGGCACCACGATAGAGATTGAGACGACGGGTCCGGATGCGGATGCATTGGCCGATGCGTTGGAAACGCTTGTCGCGGGTCGCTTCGGCGAAGACATGTGA
- a CDS encoding DUF6473 family protein, with protein sequence MDRYSSIAEDMCRYPGAARDCRGPIKPLTQPYIALLDSRAVSSADSAALMDGIEDRTHDVCIDLSAPHSGPDAILGDPGLLEIARQADAVVLTVPGAHQLSNPYYRVHKWRNDRIIGQQDRLRALYPEIEFERHHFVRHLLEDLYAVSPGRFAVVRETLQRTWLERMGILISQLGKPVVLLWIGERRPDEECDTVHDGDPPFVTKAMAASLSVAERTEVVVRPKSPLRFKGRISPEEVQDIAAERVARCLSRLRLREGGGHRRSA encoded by the coding sequence ATGGACCGCTATAGTTCGATCGCAGAGGACATGTGCCGCTATCCGGGAGCGGCACGTGATTGCCGGGGGCCGATCAAGCCACTGACGCAACCGTATATCGCGCTGCTGGATAGTCGCGCGGTGTCTTCCGCAGATTCGGCGGCATTGATGGACGGGATCGAAGACAGGACGCATGACGTTTGCATCGATTTGTCGGCGCCCCACAGTGGACCCGACGCGATCTTGGGGGATCCGGGACTTTTGGAGATCGCGCGGCAGGCGGATGCCGTCGTTCTGACCGTTCCGGGCGCGCACCAGCTGAGCAATCCGTATTACCGTGTTCACAAATGGCGGAATGATCGGATTATCGGACAGCAAGACCGCTTGCGCGCGCTGTATCCTGAAATCGAGTTCGAACGGCACCACTTTGTTCGTCATCTGTTGGAAGACCTTTACGCGGTATCTCCGGGTCGGTTCGCCGTGGTCCGAGAAACTCTGCAGCGCACGTGGCTGGAGCGGATGGGCATTCTGATTTCGCAACTGGGCAAGCCGGTCGTCCTGCTGTGGATCGGAGAGCGTCGGCCAGACGAAGAATGCGATACCGTGCATGACGGCGATCCACCGTTCGTAACAAAGGCGATGGCGGCATCGCTATCGGTGGCGGAACGGACAGAGGTTGTGGTGCGACCGAAATCGCCCCTGCGGTTCAAAGGCCGTATCAGCCCCGAAGAGGTGCAGGACATCGCAGCCGAGCGAGTGGCGCGGTGCCTGTCACGATTGCGGTTGCGAGAGGGAGGGGGCCATCGGCGCAGCGCGTAA
- a CDS encoding 3-hydroxybutyryl-CoA dehydrogenase translates to MRIESVGVIGAGQMGSGIAHVFALAGFDVHLTDVSADALTRATDGIAANMDRQVSREKIASDDRDAALARIATTQTLTDLGQCDLVIEAATEREAVKDAIFAELVPALKPETILTSNTSSISITRLASKTDRPEKFLGFHFMNPVPVMSLVELIRGIATDDETFSACMDVVDRLGKTAATAEDFPAFIVNRILMPMINEAVYVLYEGVGNVKSIDKAMKLGTNHPMGPLELADFIGLDTCLAIMNVLHDGLADTKYRPCPLLTKYVEAGWLGRKSGRGFYDYRGDEPVPTR, encoded by the coding sequence ATGAGAATCGAAAGCGTTGGCGTGATCGGCGCAGGCCAGATGGGAAGCGGGATCGCGCATGTCTTCGCGCTTGCAGGCTTCGATGTGCACCTGACGGATGTCAGTGCCGATGCTTTGACGCGCGCTACCGACGGCATCGCCGCGAACATGGATCGTCAGGTCTCACGCGAGAAGATCGCCAGCGACGACCGAGACGCCGCGCTGGCTCGCATCGCCACAACCCAAACGCTGACGGACCTAGGCCAGTGCGATCTGGTGATCGAAGCCGCGACCGAGCGCGAAGCCGTGAAGGACGCGATATTCGCCGAACTGGTACCCGCGCTCAAGCCGGAAACGATCCTGACCTCAAACACATCGTCGATCTCTATTACGCGGCTGGCGTCGAAAACGGACCGGCCCGAGAAATTCCTGGGCTTCCACTTCATGAACCCCGTTCCGGTGATGAGCCTCGTCGAGCTGATCCGGGGTATCGCCACCGATGACGAGACGTTCTCGGCGTGCATGGATGTGGTCGACCGTTTGGGAAAAACAGCCGCGACCGCGGAAGATTTTCCGGCCTTTATCGTTAACCGCATCCTGATGCCGATGATCAACGAAGCGGTCTATGTCCTGTACGAAGGCGTCGGCAATGTGAAGTCCATCGACAAGGCGATGAAGCTGGGCACGAACCACCCCATGGGGCCGCTGGAACTGGCGGATTTCATCGGGTTGGACACCTGCTTGGCCATCATGAACGTGCTGCACGACGGCTTGGCGGACACGAAGTACCGCCCCTGCCCTCTGCTGACCAAATATGTCGAAGCCGGATGGCTGGGGCGCAAATCAGGTCGCGGTTTCTACGACTACCGCGGCGACGAACCGGTGCCGACCCGCTAG
- a CDS encoding sensor histidine kinase, producing MATDIDSRGGPKDGLLLGEDWVRPDASADREARQKTRGGGMIAINRSPLARKIITFNLLAILMLVVGVLFLNPFRDSLVFQRETALVSEAHLLANVFEAQLLQTPDAALGDGLDPEQTLTALELPGPSSAFVFDLDGEIVATSRGTERASLSDVTGLDRQPRSTVITDALESGWMFLANALQKGDESGLSSETQRLANLLVERALQGGTHVETNLVKNGATVFAVATPIMSGERVIGAVALTSGAGEIDNLVRAEREQVLQMFVIAIVVSIGLSLVLASTIANPLSDLAAAAEIGRDRNTRTMNPGRVRIPDLSARPDEIGRLSSALRGMVAALYDRIDANEQFAADVAHEIKNPLASLRSAVGSLRFVKKDEQREKLLDVIDHDVRRLDRLVSDISNASRLDSELVKEDEESFNLLGMLTNLSDYLGRDAEAKGIEFIDDLPSEPIVIDGLEGRLAQVFVNLITNAISFCGEGDAIRLWARKRDDRVLVVVEDTGPGIPDSALEKIFTRFYSERPEGQFGNNSGLGLAISKQIVEAHGGVIWAENIAPTDADPTSTPLGARFVVGLPV from the coding sequence ATGGCGACCGACATTGACAGCCGGGGCGGGCCCAAGGATGGGCTGCTGCTCGGAGAGGACTGGGTACGCCCCGATGCCTCTGCCGACCGCGAAGCGCGTCAGAAGACGCGCGGCGGCGGCATGATCGCCATCAACCGCTCGCCCTTGGCGCGCAAGATCATCACGTTCAATCTGCTGGCGATCCTGATGCTCGTCGTCGGCGTTCTGTTCCTGAACCCGTTCCGCGACAGTCTGGTCTTCCAGCGCGAAACGGCGTTGGTCTCCGAGGCCCATCTGCTTGCTAACGTGTTTGAGGCGCAGCTTCTGCAAACCCCCGACGCGGCGCTGGGCGACGGACTGGACCCCGAACAGACTCTGACGGCGCTGGAACTGCCCGGCCCATCATCGGCTTTCGTTTTCGATCTGGATGGCGAAATCGTCGCGACCTCTCGCGGCACCGAACGGGCTAGTCTGTCGGATGTCACCGGGCTGGATCGCCAGCCACGCTCAACGGTCATTACGGACGCGCTTGAAAGCGGCTGGATGTTCTTGGCGAACGCGCTTCAGAAGGGTGACGAAAGCGGCCTGTCCTCGGAAACGCAACGGCTGGCCAACCTGCTGGTTGAGCGCGCGCTGCAGGGTGGTACCCATGTCGAAACCAACCTAGTGAAAAATGGCGCGACCGTCTTCGCGGTCGCGACTCCCATCATGAGCGGCGAGCGGGTCATCGGCGCCGTTGCCCTCACCAGCGGCGCGGGCGAAATCGACAACCTCGTGCGGGCCGAGCGCGAACAAGTTTTGCAGATGTTCGTCATCGCCATCGTGGTGTCCATCGGCCTTAGCCTCGTGCTGGCTTCGACCATCGCTAATCCGCTTTCCGATCTGGCCGCAGCCGCTGAAATCGGACGGGACCGCAACACGCGCACCATGAATCCCGGCCGTGTGCGCATCCCCGACCTGTCGGCGCGTCCCGATGAAATCGGGCGTCTGTCATCGGCCCTTCGCGGCATGGTCGCCGCACTCTATGATCGCATCGACGCCAATGAACAGTTCGCCGCCGATGTCGCGCATGAGATCAAGAACCCGCTCGCCTCGCTGCGCTCTGCCGTCGGCAGCCTGCGCTTCGTGAAGAAGGACGAACAACGCGAGAAGCTGCTCGATGTGATCGACCACGACGTGCGTCGTCTGGACCGATTGGTCAGCGATATTTCCAACGCGTCCCGTCTGGACAGTGAGTTGGTCAAGGAAGACGAAGAGAGCTTCAATCTTCTGGGTATGCTCACGAACCTGTCCGACTACCTTGGCCGCGATGCCGAAGCGAAGGGTATCGAGTTCATCGATGACCTGCCGTCTGAACCTATCGTCATTGACGGCCTTGAGGGACGGTTGGCGCAGGTCTTCGTGAACTTGATCACCAACGCCATTTCGTTCTGTGGCGAGGGCGACGCGATCCGCCTCTGGGCTCGTAAGCGCGATGACCGCGTGCTGGTGGTGGTCGAAGATACCGGCCCCGGCATCCCCGACAGCGCGCTGGAAAAGATCTTCACGCGTTTCTATTCGGAACGTCCCGAAGGACAGTTCGGAAACAACTCCGGTCTTGGGCTTGCGATCTCGAAACAGATCGTCGAGGCGCACGGCGGTGTCATCTGGGCCGAGAACATCGCTCCGACGGATGCCGATCCCACCTCTACGCCGTTGGGTGCGCGCTTCGTGGTCGGCCTGCCGGTGTGA
- a CDS encoding cob(I)yrinic acid a,c-diamide adenosyltransferase, producing MVVLSKIYTRTGDGGDTALGNGTRVAKHDRRVEAYGTVDEANATFGMARLHATGDLAQQIERIQNDLFDLGADLCNPDIARDEQAEYPPLRMVAAQTDRLEREIDAMNERLETLRSFILPGGSPLAAHLHVCRTVTRRAERRTMELAAAETLNEAAITYLNRLSDWCFCAARLANDDGRADVLWTPGANR from the coding sequence ATGGTCGTTCTATCCAAAATCTACACGCGCACCGGCGACGGCGGCGACACCGCCCTGGGAAATGGTACCCGCGTGGCCAAGCATGACCGACGCGTCGAGGCCTACGGCACCGTGGACGAGGCCAACGCCACCTTCGGGATGGCCCGCCTGCACGCGACCGGAGATCTGGCCCAGCAAATCGAGCGTATCCAGAACGACCTGTTCGATCTGGGCGCGGACCTGTGCAATCCCGACATCGCGCGCGATGAGCAGGCCGAATATCCGCCTCTGCGCATGGTGGCCGCACAGACCGACCGGCTGGAGCGTGAGATCGACGCCATGAACGAACGGCTGGAAACGCTGCGCTCCTTCATCCTGCCCGGCGGCTCGCCACTCGCCGCCCATCTTCATGTGTGTCGCACCGTCACCCGCCGGGCCGAGCGTCGTACGATGGAACTCGCCGCAGCCGAAACGCTGAACGAGGCGGCGATCACCTACCTTAATCGCCTGTCCGACTGGTGCTTTTGCGCCGCGCGTCTGGCGAACGACGATGGCCGCGCGGATGTGCTATGGACGCCCGGCGCGAACCGCTGA
- a CDS encoding twin transmembrane helix small protein: MFSDPLFLFVVIACLAVAAVLLLGIANFGKPGPDAAKKSNKYMRWRIYAQAGAVVVILIFVFFRRMGG; the protein is encoded by the coding sequence ATGTTTTCTGACCCGCTGTTCCTATTCGTGGTGATCGCTTGCCTTGCGGTCGCGGCGGTCCTGCTTCTTGGCATTGCGAACTTCGGCAAACCGGGACCGGACGCGGCCAAAAAATCCAACAAATACATGCGCTGGCGGATCTATGCACAGGCGGGTGCCGTGGTCGTCATCTTGATCTTCGTCTTCTTCCGCCGCATGGGGGGCTGA
- a CDS encoding HPr kinase/phosphorylase — MNRKPSLILHASAVAYNGRGLLIRGDSGTGKSTLALALLARGACLIADDRTCLRATNGTLMAWAPDAILGQIEARGIGILRVPTAPPTSVGLIVDLDMSEPERLPPMRTDSVDGINLPLVHARNHPAPANAVLVLLTGERLA, encoded by the coding sequence GTGAACCGGAAACCCTCGCTGATTCTTCATGCCAGCGCCGTCGCGTATAATGGCCGCGGCCTTCTGATCCGCGGAGATTCTGGCACTGGCAAGTCAACATTGGCGCTTGCGTTGCTGGCGCGGGGTGCATGCCTGATAGCCGATGATCGCACGTGCCTTCGCGCGACAAATGGCACGCTTATGGCATGGGCACCCGATGCCATTCTCGGCCAAATCGAAGCGCGTGGCATCGGCATCTTGCGTGTACCGACCGCGCCACCGACATCCGTTGGTCTGATAGTGGACCTTGATATGTCCGAACCCGAACGCCTGCCGCCCATGCGTACAGACAGCGTAGACGGAATCAATCTGCCGTTGGTTCACGCGCGCAATCATCCCGCGCCTGCGAATGCAGTGCTGGTTTTGCTGACCGGAGAGCGGCTGGCATGA
- a CDS encoding PTS sugar transporter subunit IIA, translating into MIGIVIVAHGGLSREFLAAVEHVVGRQPGIVAVSIEPECDRVRKQAEICAAADSVDEGNGVIVVTDMFGGSPSNLSLRACNPDSRRIIYGANLPLLIKLAKSRHQPLTEAIQTALMAGRKYLDTMSGPQPELKLASGGR; encoded by the coding sequence TTGATAGGCATCGTTATCGTCGCCCACGGGGGTTTGTCCCGCGAGTTTCTCGCGGCGGTCGAGCATGTCGTGGGCCGGCAACCCGGCATCGTGGCCGTTTCTATCGAACCCGAATGCGACCGCGTGCGCAAACAGGCAGAGATATGCGCCGCGGCCGATTCCGTTGACGAAGGGAACGGCGTTATCGTTGTGACCGACATGTTCGGTGGATCGCCGTCAAACCTGTCACTGCGCGCCTGTAATCCCGACAGTCGGCGCATCATATACGGCGCGAACCTTCCGCTTCTGATCAAGCTCGCCAAGTCGCGCCATCAGCCGCTGACAGAGGCGATACAGACCGCCCTTATGGCCGGACGCAAGTATCTGGACACCATGTCCGGGCCGCAGCCCGAATTGAAACTTGCCAGCGGCGGTCGCTAG
- a CDS encoding electron transfer flavoprotein subunit beta/FixA family protein, with translation MKILVPVKRVIDYNVKVRVKGDGSGVDLANVKMSMNPFDEIAVEEAIRLKEAGTAEEVVAVSIGVKQAQETLRTALAMGADRAILIVAADDVHQDIEPLSVAKLLKAVIDEEQPGLVLCGKQAIDNDMNATGQMLSALLGWSQATFASKVTIEGDHTTVKREVDGGMQSIKVKMPAVISVDLRLNEPRYASLPNIMKAKKKPLEEKTPADYGVDVSPRLEVVKTAEPAERQAGIMVKSVEQLVDKLKNEAGVI, from the coding sequence ATGAAGATTCTGGTCCCCGTCAAGCGTGTGATCGACTATAACGTCAAGGTCCGCGTGAAGGGCGACGGCAGCGGGGTAGATCTCGCCAACGTCAAGATGAGCATGAACCCGTTTGACGAGATCGCTGTCGAAGAAGCGATCCGCCTGAAGGAAGCCGGCACGGCCGAAGAGGTCGTCGCGGTGTCCATCGGCGTCAAGCAAGCTCAGGAAACGCTGCGCACCGCGCTTGCCATGGGTGCCGACCGCGCGATCCTGATCGTCGCCGCCGACGACGTGCATCAAGATATCGAGCCTTTGTCCGTCGCCAAGCTGCTGAAAGCCGTGATCGACGAAGAGCAGCCGGGCCTTGTCCTATGCGGCAAGCAGGCCATCGACAACGACATGAACGCCACCGGGCAGATGCTGTCGGCTCTGCTGGGTTGGTCGCAGGCCACCTTCGCCAGCAAGGTGACGATCGAAGGCGATCATACCACGGTCAAGCGCGAGGTCGACGGCGGGATGCAGTCGATCAAGGTGAAGATGCCCGCCGTCATTTCGGTGGACCTGCGCCTGAACGAACCGCGCTATGCATCGCTGCCGAACATCATGAAGGCCAAGAAGAAGCCGCTGGAAGAGAAGACGCCCGCCGACTACGGCGTTGACGTCTCGCCGCGGCTGGAAGTGGTCAAAACGGCCGAGCCTGCCGAACGTCAGGCTGGCATCATGGTCAAATCAGTCGAGCAACTGGTCGACAAGTTGAAGAACGAAGCGGGGGTGATCTGA
- a CDS encoding electron transfer flavoprotein subunit alpha/FixB family protein — protein MAVLLLAEVDDGELNMDATAKAVSAVKDLGDIHVLCAGAKAADAGKEAATIQGVAKVLVAENDQYGHRLAEPTAALLVQLAGDYSHICAPATTDAKNILPRAAALLDVMVITDVSGVVDADTFERPIYAGNAIQTVKSKDEKKVFSIRTSTFDAAETGNNAAVENVDPGDAPGLSEWVEDHVAESDRPDLTSAGIVVSGGRGVGSEEDFKIIEGLADKLGAAIGASRAAVDSGYAPNDWQVGQTGKVVAPDLYIAVGISGAIQHLAGMKDSKVIVAINKDEEAPIFQVADYGLVADLFDAVPKLTENV, from the coding sequence ATGGCTGTTCTACTTCTTGCAGAGGTCGATGACGGTGAGCTGAACATGGACGCGACCGCGAAGGCGGTTTCGGCGGTCAAGGACTTGGGCGATATCCACGTCCTCTGCGCCGGGGCCAAGGCTGCGGACGCGGGTAAGGAAGCCGCGACGATCCAAGGTGTCGCAAAGGTGCTCGTGGCCGAAAACGATCAGTATGGCCACCGTCTGGCAGAACCGACCGCCGCGCTTCTCGTGCAGCTTGCGGGTGATTATTCGCATATCTGCGCGCCTGCGACGACGGATGCCAAGAACATCCTGCCCCGCGCCGCCGCCCTGCTGGACGTGATGGTCATCACCGACGTTTCCGGCGTGGTGGATGCTGACACGTTCGAGCGACCGATCTACGCGGGCAATGCGATCCAGACGGTGAAGTCGAAGGACGAAAAGAAGGTCTTTTCGATCCGCACGTCCACCTTCGACGCCGCCGAGACTGGCAACAATGCCGCCGTCGAGAACGTCGATCCGGGCGATGCGCCGGGCCTGTCCGAGTGGGTCGAGGATCACGTGGCCGAGTCCGATCGCCCCGATCTGACCTCTGCCGGGATCGTTGTCTCTGGCGGTCGCGGTGTCGGTTCGGAAGAAGACTTCAAGATCATCGAAGGTCTTGCCGACAAACTGGGTGCCGCCATCGGTGCATCCCGCGCGGCGGTCGATTCGGGCTACGCACCAAACGATTGGCAGGTGGGACAGACCGGTAAGGTCGTCGCACCCGATCTGTACATCGCCGTCGGTATTTCCGGTGCGATCCAGCACCTCGCCGGGATGAAGGACAGCAAGGTCATCGTTGCGATCAACAAGGACGAGGAAGCGCCGATCTTCCAGGTCGCCGATTATGGGCTTGTCGCCGATCTGTTCGACGCCGTCCCGAAACTGACCGAGAACGTCTGA
- a CDS encoding 1-acyl-sn-glycerol-3-phosphate acyltransferase, whose translation MTLATPRLLWRLRHLASGPLPNGIDLCNDALRALGIAIVADRLENVPRTGPLVVLANHPTGILDGAALLSALSSVRGDTRIMARALADDMPQVAPLLLAVPYGHSVDRRARLRELTRTARAHLASGGSVALFPAGRIATGAEPEWSAFGVRLAQEVGAAVLPVRILDQPSRLYRFAARVHPISRQGVLLHEVLRRADKPFHIRIGPPMTPFNLTTESVRAAVLNL comes from the coding sequence ATGACCCTCGCAACGCCGCGCTTGCTGTGGCGACTCCGGCATCTGGCCAGCGGGCCGCTGCCGAACGGTATCGATTTGTGCAACGACGCGTTGAGGGCCCTGGGCATCGCGATCGTCGCGGACAGGTTGGAAAATGTGCCCCGGACAGGGCCATTGGTGGTGCTGGCCAACCATCCGACCGGTATCCTTGACGGGGCCGCACTGTTGTCGGCTTTATCCAGTGTGCGTGGCGACACCCGGATCATGGCGCGGGCCTTGGCGGATGATATGCCGCAAGTCGCCCCGCTGCTTTTGGCGGTGCCTTATGGCCATTCCGTCGACCGACGCGCGCGGCTCCGCGAGTTGACCCGGACGGCCCGCGCGCATCTGGCAAGCGGTGGATCGGTCGCGCTATTTCCGGCGGGGCGTATTGCAACTGGGGCAGAGCCGGAATGGTCAGCGTTCGGAGTGCGACTGGCGCAGGAGGTCGGCGCCGCCGTTCTGCCGGTTCGGATCCTGGACCAGCCGTCCCGGCTGTATCGCTTTGCGGCGCGGGTCCATCCGATATCGAGACAAGGGGTTCTGCTGCACGAAGTGCTGCGGCGCGCCGACAAGCCGTTCCATATCAGGATCGGGCCGCCAATGACGCCTTTCAACCTGACCACCGAAAGCGTCAGAGCCGCGGTTCTGAACCTGTGA
- a CDS encoding SH3 domain-containing protein: MIRLTLLLVAGLVVTFSIAGQDPNIEQGSDAGMDVSRAQNDLVDPGKLALDDEAGAIERAIAATDTYEPEQVTEMVQEASLIQPAKASETSALAVINATRVNLRAGPSTANAVLDQATRNQQVQIVERTADGWARIQVLDTGTTAWIYDRFLTPQG; this comes from the coding sequence ATGATTCGCCTTACCCTTCTGCTCGTCGCAGGCCTCGTCGTGACCTTCAGTATTGCTGGGCAAGATCCGAACATCGAACAGGGCAGCGATGCCGGGATGGACGTTTCGCGGGCCCAGAACGATCTGGTCGATCCGGGCAAGCTGGCGCTGGACGATGAGGCGGGTGCGATCGAGCGGGCGATTGCCGCGACGGACACTTACGAGCCAGAGCAGGTCACCGAGATGGTGCAAGAGGCCTCTTTGATCCAACCCGCAAAGGCGTCGGAAACGTCTGCTCTTGCCGTAATCAACGCCACACGTGTGAACTTGCGCGCGGGCCCTTCAACCGCGAACGCCGTGCTGGACCAAGCCACTCGCAACCAGCAGGTTCAGATCGTCGAGCGCACTGCCGATGGCTGGGCGCGTATTCAGGTGTTGGACACCGGCACGACCGCTTGGATCTACGATCGCTTCCTCACGCCGCAGGGATAA
- a CDS encoding DNA topoisomerase IV subunit A, which yields MTDEPNIDAEAELSESLGRAIGERYLQYALSTIMHRALPDARDGLKPVHRRILYAMRELRLGSNGGYRKSAKISGDVMGNYHPHGDSAIYDAMARLAQDFTIRYPLVDGQGNFGNIDGDNPAASRYTEARMTTAAEALLSGLDEDAVDFRPNYDGTLTEPVVLPAAFPNLLANGSSGIAVGMATNIPPHNIVELVDACLHLIKTPDARDETLLNYVKGPDFPTGGVIVESPESMAEAYSTGRGGFRLRAKYEVEDLGRGQWQIVVTEIPYQVQKSRLIEKIAELIQTKKLPILTDVRDESAEDIRLILEPRAKSVDPEMLMGMLFKQTDLEVRFALNMNVLIDGRTPKVCSLKEVLRAFLDHKQDVLLRRKRFRLGKIDHRLEVLEGFIIAFLNLDRVIEIIRYDTEPKAALMRQDWADIPPRAMDEEAYVSPPASDGELTEVQAEAILNLRLRALRRLEEMELKREYDALMAERAEIEDLLADVGLQWNAVSDELRATKKQFGKDHPRGHRLSRFAEAGTVEDVPMEAMIEREPVTVVCSQMGWIRAMKGHVDLDAELKFKDGDGPLFTFHAETTDKLLLVGSMGRVYTIPVSNLPGGRGMGEPVRLMIDLPNEAQIVSLRIHRPGERLLVVSSAGDGFILPEDEAIAQTRAGRQVLNVKAPVVASVVRPVQGDHVAAVGENRKLLVFALEELPEMGRGKGVRLQRFKDGGLSDAITFPLSEGLSWADPAGRTRTVKSDELAEWVGKRASAGRMAPRGFPRNNRFD from the coding sequence ATGACCGACGAGCCGAACATCGATGCCGAAGCCGAACTGTCCGAGTCCCTTGGCCGGGCCATCGGGGAGCGGTATCTGCAATACGCGCTGTCCACGATCATGCACCGCGCCCTGCCAGACGCGCGCGATGGGTTGAAGCCGGTCCACCGCCGCATCCTGTATGCAATGCGCGAGTTGCGGCTGGGATCGAACGGCGGTTACCGCAAGTCCGCCAAGATCAGTGGCGACGTGATGGGAAATTATCACCCTCACGGTGACAGCGCGATCTACGACGCGATGGCGCGCTTGGCGCAGGATTTCACGATCCGCTACCCGCTGGTCGACGGACAGGGCAACTTCGGCAACATCGACGGCGATAACCCGGCGGCGTCGCGCTACACCGAAGCGCGGATGACCACGGCAGCAGAGGCGCTTCTGTCCGGTCTGGATGAGGATGCCGTCGATTTCCGCCCGAACTATGACGGTACGCTGACCGAGCCGGTCGTCCTGCCCGCCGCCTTTCCGAACCTGCTGGCGAACGGCTCCAGCGGGATCGCGGTGGGCATGGCCACCAACATCCCGCCGCACAACATCGTCGAGCTGGTGGACGCCTGCCTGCATCTGATCAAGACGCCTGACGCCCGCGACGAGACGCTGCTGAACTACGTGAAGGGGCCGGATTTCCCGACGGGCGGCGTCATCGTGGAATCGCCGGAGTCAATGGCCGAGGCCTACAGCACCGGCCGCGGCGGTTTTCGCCTGCGCGCGAAGTACGAGGTCGAGGATCTGGGCCGCGGACAGTGGCAGATCGTCGTCACCGAAATTCCCTATCAGGTGCAGAAATCCCGCCTGATCGAGAAGATCGCCGAGCTGATCCAGACAAAGAAGTTGCCGATCCTGACAGATGTGCGGGACGAGTCTGCCGAGGATATTCGCCTGATTCTGGAGCCGCGCGCCAAGTCGGTGGACCCCGAGATGCTGATGGGGATGCTGTTCAAGCAGACCGATCTGGAGGTTCGTTTCGCGCTGAACATGAACGTGCTGATCGACGGGCGCACGCCCAAGGTCTGCTCGCTGAAGGAAGTGCTACGCGCCTTCCTGGATCACAAGCAGGACGTCCTTCTGCGCCGCAAGCGCTTCCGGCTTGGCAAGATCGACCACCGGTTGGAGGTCCTCGAAGGCTTCATCATCGCCTTCCTGAACCTCGACCGCGTGATCGAGATCATCCGCTACGACACCGAGCCGAAGGCCGCGCTGATGCGGCAGGACTGGGCCGATATTCCGCCCCGCGCGATGGACGAAGAGGCCTATGTCTCGCCCCCCGCATCGGATGGTGAGCTGACAGAGGTGCAGGCCGAGGCCATCCTGAACCTGCGTCTGCGCGCTTTGCGGCGGCTCGAGGAAATGGAACTGAAGCGCGAATACGACGCGCTGATGGCGGAACGGGCCGAGATCGAAGATCTGCTGGCCGACGTCGGCCTGCAATGGAACGCCGTCTCGGACGAATTGCGCGCCACCAAGAAGCAGTTCGGCAAGGACCACCCGCGCGGCCACCGCCTAAGTCGATTCGCGGAGGCCGGCACCGTCGAAGACGTACCCATGGAGGCGATGATAGAGCGTGAGCCGGTCACGGTCGTCTGCAGCCAAATGGGCTGGATCCGCGCCATGAAGGGGCATGTGGATCTGGACGCCGAATTGAAGTTCAAGGACGGTGACGGCCCGCTGTTCACGTTCCACGCCGAAACGACGGACAAGCTGCTGCTGGTCGGCTCGATGGGACGGGTCTATACGATCCCGGTGTCGAACCTGCCCGGCGGGCGCGGCATGGGCGAGCCCGTGCGCCTTATGATCGACCTGCCGAACGAGGCGCAGATCGTGTCCTTGCGCATCCACCGCCCCGGTGAGCGGCTGCTGGTCGTATCCAGCGCGGGTGACGGCTTCATTCTGCCAGAGGACGAGGCGATCGCCCAGACCCGCGCGGGCCGTCAGGTGCTGAATGTGAAGGCGCCCGTGGTCGCCAGCGTTGTCCGCCCCGTGCAGGGAGATCACGTTGCGGCGGTGGGGGAGAATCGCAAGCTGCTCGTCTTCGCGTTGGAAGAACTGCCGGAAATGGGGCGCGGCAAGGGCGTTCGCCTGCAACGGTTCAAAGACGGCGGTCTGTCGGATGCGATCACCTTCCCGCTCTCCGAAGGCCTGTCATGGGCCGATCCCGCAGGCCGCACCCGCACCGTGAAGTCCGACGAACTGGCTGAATGGGTCGGCAAACGCGCGAGCGCGGGCCGCATGGCGCCGCGTGGGTTCCCGCGCAACAACCGCTTCGATTGA